Proteins encoded in a region of the Marinococcus sp. PL1-022 genome:
- a CDS encoding NAD-dependent succinate-semialdehyde dehydrogenase: MKETIKVKNPATGEMVEEIAVTPEADVEKILSQGNEAFKTWAGVNAHERAALLKEWAEKVKNETENLAEIMTLESGKPLKESLGEVAYAVSYIEWYAEEAKRVYGRIVPSHTETKRLVVTKEPIGLVAAITPWNFPAAMMTRKAGPALAAGCTFVVKPSEETPLTTMRLVELAHEAGIPKEAVQYVNGYGEDIGPVFTRSGLVRKITFTGSTPVGKSLMKDSADTMKHISMELGGHAPLIVAEDADIEFAVEQTLASKFRNAGQTCICANRVIVHEAVVDKFSEQLVSRVKQLKVGNGLDKTVDIGPVINVDGYTKIQNQIEDALKKGARLLSGHQYDKNDEKGYYFVQPTVLDNVEEKMNIMQEETFGPIIPITTFRENKEAVEMANNTPFGLAAYFFTNDYRTGIYFQEHLKFGILGWNDGAPSAAHVPFGGMKESGMGREGGLEGIEPYVETKYMSIGGIQ; this comes from the coding sequence ATGAAAGAGACTATTAAAGTAAAAAATCCGGCTACTGGAGAAATGGTGGAGGAAATCGCCGTGACCCCAGAGGCTGACGTAGAAAAAATACTCAGTCAGGGAAACGAAGCATTTAAAACCTGGGCGGGAGTGAATGCCCATGAACGTGCTGCTCTATTAAAAGAGTGGGCCGAAAAGGTGAAAAACGAGACGGAAAACCTGGCGGAAATAATGACGCTCGAAAGCGGCAAACCTTTAAAAGAATCACTCGGGGAGGTGGCTTACGCGGTAAGCTATATCGAGTGGTATGCAGAGGAAGCAAAGCGGGTGTATGGACGCATTGTTCCTTCTCATACAGAAACGAAAAGGCTTGTGGTCACAAAAGAACCTATCGGTCTTGTAGCAGCGATCACTCCGTGGAATTTTCCGGCGGCGATGATGACCAGAAAAGCTGGCCCGGCTCTTGCAGCAGGCTGCACATTTGTAGTGAAGCCGTCTGAAGAAACGCCGCTTACTACAATGAGGCTCGTGGAGCTCGCGCATGAAGCGGGAATTCCAAAAGAAGCAGTGCAATACGTGAACGGCTACGGTGAAGACATCGGCCCCGTTTTCACCAGAAGCGGACTCGTTCGCAAAATCACTTTTACAGGTTCGACGCCAGTAGGTAAGAGCTTGATGAAAGATAGTGCTGACACCATGAAACATATTTCCATGGAGCTCGGCGGTCATGCTCCGCTAATCGTGGCAGAAGATGCCGACATTGAATTTGCTGTAGAACAAACCCTTGCTTCAAAGTTCCGGAACGCTGGACAAACGTGTATCTGCGCGAACCGGGTGATCGTTCATGAAGCAGTTGTCGATAAATTTTCTGAACAACTGGTCTCCCGGGTAAAGCAATTGAAGGTCGGGAATGGGCTTGATAAAACTGTAGACATTGGCCCCGTCATCAACGTGGATGGGTATACAAAGATCCAGAACCAGATCGAAGATGCCTTAAAAAAAGGCGCCCGTCTGCTCTCTGGTCATCAGTATGACAAAAACGACGAAAAGGGTTATTATTTTGTACAACCAACCGTCCTCGATAACGTAGAAGAAAAAATGAATATTATGCAGGAAGAAACGTTCGGCCCGATTATTCCAATTACCACCTTCCGCGAGAACAAAGAAGCAGTGGAAATGGCTAACAATACTCCATTCGGTTTAGCCGCTTACTTTTTCACCAATGATTATCGTACGGGTATCTATTTTCAGGAACATCTGAAGTTTGGCATACTCGGATGGAACGATGGAGCGCCGTCTGCGGCTCACGTGCCGTTTGGGGGAATGAAAGAGAGCGGAATGGGACGCGAAGGCGGCTTAGAAGGTATAGAGCCTTACGTGGAAACGAAATACATGTCTATTGGAGGAATTCAATAG
- a CDS encoding sulfatase, with the protein MHSSRPNILFIMSDDHGAQSISAYNDQLIHTPHIDRLADEGIRMDNVYCTNSLCAPSRATILTGQYSHENGVRGLSEHFDNTQQTFPGLLQENGYQTGLVGKWHLGHGEAHHPAGFDYWSIFNDQGEYYTPTMIEAGGRKQVPGYATDVVTDYALDWMQARRTDEPFMLMVNHKAPHRPWLPAEKHKDAFNDMEFQLPTTFNDTYENRATAARIAEMRIEDLTEEDVKGTPPEGLTHQEVKEWKYQRYIKDYLRCVLSIDENIGRLLRYLDEEQLAENTIVIYTSDQGFFLGEHGWYDKRFMYEESLQMPFLMRYPKSIPARSTSSSIIINNDFAPTLLDYAGVQPRTPMQGESFRPVAEGRTPDSWRSSFYYRYWEHLTIHNVAAHYGVRTGRYKLIYYYGEPLDVIGAVNKPMEPEWELFDLERDPKEMKNEYDNPLYASVIEELKAELQALRRQYNEQS; encoded by the coding sequence ATGCATTCATCCCGCCCGAATATTCTGTTTATCATGAGTGACGACCACGGCGCCCAGTCCATCAGCGCCTACAATGACCAGCTCATCCACACCCCGCACATTGACCGTCTTGCCGACGAAGGCATTCGCATGGATAATGTCTACTGTACCAACTCGCTTTGTGCCCCGAGCCGCGCGACGATTCTTACCGGCCAGTACAGCCACGAAAACGGGGTGCGCGGCCTGTCCGAGCATTTTGACAACACCCAGCAGACCTTTCCAGGGCTGCTTCAGGAAAATGGCTATCAAACCGGCCTGGTGGGTAAATGGCATCTCGGCCACGGGGAGGCTCATCATCCGGCCGGGTTTGACTACTGGAGCATTTTTAACGACCAGGGGGAATATTACACTCCCACGATGATTGAAGCCGGCGGCCGGAAGCAGGTGCCCGGCTATGCCACGGACGTGGTTACCGATTACGCGCTCGACTGGATGCAGGCACGCCGGACCGACGAACCGTTCATGCTGATGGTAAACCATAAAGCCCCGCACCGGCCGTGGCTGCCAGCGGAAAAGCATAAAGACGCCTTTAACGACATGGAGTTTCAGCTGCCCACCACCTTTAACGATACGTACGAAAACCGGGCAACAGCCGCGCGCATCGCGGAAATGCGGATAGAGGATTTAACGGAGGAGGATGTGAAGGGCACGCCTCCTGAAGGCTTGACGCACCAGGAGGTGAAGGAATGGAAATACCAGCGCTACATAAAGGATTATCTGCGCTGCGTACTGTCCATTGATGAAAACATTGGCCGCCTGCTCCGCTATCTGGATGAGGAGCAGCTGGCAGAGAACACTATTGTCATTTATACCTCGGATCAGGGATTTTTTCTCGGCGAGCACGGCTGGTACGACAAACGCTTTATGTACGAAGAGTCGCTGCAGATGCCATTTTTGATGCGCTATCCAAAAAGCATCCCCGCCCGGAGCACCTCCAGCAGCATCATTATCAACAATGACTTTGCCCCCACCCTGCTTGACTATGCCGGCGTCCAGCCGCGTACTCCGATGCAGGGGGAAAGCTTCCGTCCGGTCGCCGAAGGCCGTACCCCCGACAGCTGGCGGAGCTCGTTTTATTACCGGTACTGGGAGCACCTGACGATTCATAACGTGGCCGCCCACTACGGCGTACGAACCGGACGGTACAAGCTGATTTACTATTACGGCGAACCGCTTGATGTGATTGGGGCCGTCAACAAGCCGATGGAGCCTGAATGGGAGCTTTTTGATCTCGAACGGGATCCTAAGGAGATGAAAAACGAATACGACAACCCTCTCTATGCCTCTGTCATCGAGGAGCTTAAAGCTGAACTGCAGGCCTTACGGCGTCAATACAACGAACAGTCATAA
- a CDS encoding SDR family NAD(P)-dependent oxidoreductase — translation MKILITGATDGIGMETARMLTKEGHEVLLHGRSEEKLADVAKETGNENAEQYVADLSQMANVRSFARAVREKHSHLDVLINNAGVYTAPGEKTEDGLDIRFAVNTVAPYILTNELLPLMDDSGRIVNLSSAAQKPVDAKALAGNVDLQDGEAYAQSKLALTMWTVELANSADPVIVAVNPGSLLGSKMVKTAFGVEGSDITIGANILYQAALSDTFADASGKYFDNDSGDFGDPHPDAMDQDKRTALIEQIEGIIGN, via the coding sequence ATGAAGATTTTGATAACAGGAGCGACAGACGGCATCGGCATGGAAACGGCGAGGATGCTGACCAAAGAGGGCCATGAGGTGCTGCTGCACGGACGCAGCGAAGAAAAGCTTGCGGATGTGGCCAAAGAAACGGGAAACGAAAACGCCGAGCAGTATGTGGCGGATTTGTCCCAGATGGCGAACGTGAGAAGCTTCGCCCGGGCGGTCAGGGAGAAGCACAGTCACCTGGACGTGCTCATCAATAACGCGGGCGTATATACGGCCCCGGGGGAGAAGACCGAAGACGGACTCGACATCCGGTTTGCGGTGAATACGGTGGCGCCGTACATTTTAACGAATGAGCTGCTTCCGCTGATGGACGACTCGGGGCGCATTGTGAACCTGTCCTCTGCGGCGCAGAAGCCGGTGGATGCGAAGGCGCTTGCGGGTAACGTGGACCTGCAGGACGGAGAGGCGTATGCGCAAAGCAAGCTCGCGCTCACGATGTGGACGGTAGAGCTGGCAAATAGTGCCGATCCGGTCATCGTGGCCGTGAATCCGGGGTCCCTGCTCGGAAGTAAAATGGTAAAGACCGCGTTCGGCGTCGAAGGCAGCGATATTACCATCGGGGCGAATATTCTGTATCAGGCGGCTCTGTCGGATACGTTTGCCGATGCGTCCGGGAAGTATTTTGACAACGACAGCGGCGACTTCGGCGATCCGCATCCGGATGCCATGGACCAGGATAAGCGTACCGCGCTCATCGAGCAGATAGAGGGCATTATCGGTAACTAA
- a CDS encoding MBL fold metallo-hydrolase, with protein sequence MNIHQIRNATLIVEYAGKKFLIDPYLGEKGAYPPLPNPAPHAPDGDQNNPVAELPVALQEITAGIDAVIVTHTHQDHWDEAAKEALAKDLPLFTQNADEAENIRNEGFQNVEVLHEDTVFEGISLSKTKGEHGRGDIIEMTGPVCGVVFSHESEQTLYVAGDTVWYEGVQEAVNLHQPDIIVVNAGDNQFAEGGSLVMGKEDVYELRQAAPNAKIIAVHMEAVNHWTISKNELKTFADEKGISANLWVPDDGEIYRF encoded by the coding sequence ATGAATATCCATCAGATCCGAAACGCTACGCTCATTGTCGAATACGCCGGCAAAAAGTTCTTGATCGATCCGTATTTAGGTGAAAAAGGCGCCTACCCACCGCTGCCGAACCCGGCTCCCCACGCCCCGGACGGGGATCAGAACAACCCCGTCGCCGAGCTGCCGGTTGCACTGCAGGAAATTACCGCAGGCATTGATGCGGTGATCGTCACGCATACCCACCAGGATCACTGGGACGAGGCCGCAAAAGAAGCTTTGGCCAAGGATCTTCCTTTGTTTACCCAGAATGCCGACGAGGCGGAGAATATCCGGAACGAGGGCTTTCAAAACGTCGAGGTGCTGCATGAAGACACCGTCTTCGAAGGGATCAGCTTAAGCAAAACGAAGGGCGAGCACGGCCGCGGCGACATCATTGAAATGACCGGCCCGGTATGCGGCGTTGTGTTCAGCCACGAATCGGAGCAGACGCTGTATGTGGCCGGTGACACCGTCTGGTACGAGGGCGTCCAGGAGGCGGTAAACCTTCACCAGCCGGATATCATCGTAGTCAATGCCGGCGACAACCAGTTCGCCGAGGGCGGTTCGCTCGTCATGGGCAAGGAGGACGTGTACGAATTGCGGCAGGCCGCCCCCAACGCAAAGATTATTGCCGTGCACATGGAAGCAGTGAACCACTGGACGATATCGAAAAATGAATTAAAGACCTTCGCTGACGAAAAAGGCATTTCGGCAAACCTTTGGGTACCGGACGACGGGGAAATTTATCGTTTTTAA
- a CDS encoding Zn-dependent hydrolase: METLNKINEARLFRMLAKSSETGAIPGQGLRRLALSAEDKEMRNIFKAWCEDAGLKVRIDDFGNMYGRREGKKELPPVVLGSHLDSQPEGGRFDGVLGVLLALEVIHTLNDNGIETERPVEIVNFTNEEGARFEPPMLGSGGIAGVFDQDYVHSRQDHDGFSFLDELKKIGYHGTKENRIKEFYSFVELHIEQGPILEDENKQIGIVEGVQGISWLEAALSGEADHAGPTPMHLRKDALMAAAEIMTQLESKAIQAGVTVTVGKISVSPDTVNCIPGKAVFTIDLRSADDQKRSEAVKEAKSSIHEVCQQRGVEVDIKELWDTGKTDFDKHITNIIEKNAENLHYSSKRLLSGAGHDAKYVNNLGPTAMIFLPSVNGKSHVPSELTEDDDIVKGANVLYQTALELANE; this comes from the coding sequence ATGGAGACGCTGAATAAAATTAATGAAGCAAGATTGTTTCGAATGCTGGCCAAAAGTTCAGAAACGGGAGCGATACCCGGACAAGGACTGCGAAGATTAGCTCTTTCTGCTGAAGATAAAGAGATGAGAAATATATTCAAAGCTTGGTGTGAAGATGCCGGGCTAAAAGTAAGAATTGACGACTTTGGGAATATGTATGGACGTAGAGAAGGAAAGAAAGAGCTCCCTCCAGTCGTACTCGGCTCTCACTTGGATTCCCAGCCGGAAGGAGGGCGGTTTGACGGTGTTCTTGGTGTACTGCTTGCTCTAGAAGTTATCCATACCTTAAATGACAATGGCATAGAGACGGAAAGACCTGTCGAAATAGTCAATTTCACTAACGAAGAAGGGGCCAGGTTTGAACCTCCCATGCTTGGGTCCGGCGGAATAGCAGGTGTATTTGATCAGGATTATGTCCACAGCAGGCAGGATCATGACGGCTTCAGCTTTTTGGATGAACTAAAGAAGATCGGCTATCACGGCACAAAGGAGAACAGGATAAAGGAATTTTACTCTTTTGTGGAACTTCATATTGAACAGGGACCGATTCTTGAAGATGAAAACAAACAGATTGGAATCGTAGAAGGCGTACAGGGAATTAGTTGGCTCGAAGCCGCTCTTTCCGGAGAAGCGGACCACGCAGGGCCTACGCCAATGCATTTACGAAAAGATGCGTTAATGGCCGCTGCCGAAATTATGACCCAGTTGGAGTCGAAAGCCATTCAAGCAGGGGTAACAGTTACTGTGGGGAAAATTTCTGTCTCCCCGGACACGGTCAATTGTATTCCGGGTAAAGCTGTTTTCACAATTGATCTCCGGAGTGCTGACGATCAAAAGCGAAGCGAAGCAGTAAAGGAAGCAAAAAGCTCCATCCATGAAGTTTGCCAACAAAGAGGCGTGGAAGTAGATATAAAGGAACTGTGGGACACGGGCAAAACTGATTTTGATAAACACATTACCAACATCATTGAAAAAAACGCAGAAAATCTCCATTATTCTTCAAAAAGACTGCTGAGTGGCGCCGGTCATGATGCCAAATATGTAAACAATCTCGGGCCGACAGCTATGATCTTTCTTCCGAGTGTTAATGGTAAGAGCCACGTACCATCGGAATTGACAGAGGATGACGATATTGTAAAGGGCGCCAATGTGTTATATCAAACGGCCCTTGAATTAGCTAATGAGTAG
- a CDS encoding alpha/beta hydrolase family protein, with protein MAVMHIDFPSRVLSKTVAASVIIPPSVYQDSRVPAPVLYLLHGFSDNHTAWLHNTSIVRYASEAGLAVVMPSADNSFYTDMAFGGRYWTFLTDELPAVAERLLPIASSPSRRFVAGHSMGGFGALKWGLNHPGQFAAVASLSGVTDMVYHVQHNAQMADDKRRQFKLIFGDADIASTPNDILGLLDTLQHAGGQMPRLYQTCGTEDFLYEHNRRFHQKCAKLSIPVDGDFRPGGHTWNFWDEAIQRVLHWLPIEADNSRET; from the coding sequence ATGGCTGTAATGCATATCGATTTTCCGTCCCGGGTGCTGTCCAAAACGGTTGCGGCCTCCGTTATTATTCCCCCGTCCGTGTATCAGGACAGCCGCGTGCCTGCGCCCGTGTTATACCTTCTGCACGGCTTCAGCGACAACCATACCGCCTGGCTTCATAACACCTCCATCGTCCGCTATGCGTCGGAAGCGGGTCTGGCCGTCGTGATGCCCTCCGCAGACAACAGCTTCTACACCGATATGGCATTTGGCGGCAGGTACTGGACATTTTTAACCGACGAACTGCCGGCGGTGGCCGAACGGCTCCTGCCGATCGCCTCCTCCCCCTCCAGGCGATTTGTCGCCGGCCATTCAATGGGAGGATTCGGGGCATTAAAATGGGGATTGAACCATCCCGGACAGTTCGCCGCAGTCGCGAGCCTTTCCGGTGTGACGGATATGGTTTACCATGTACAGCACAATGCTCAAATGGCCGACGACAAACGGCGGCAGTTTAAATTGATTTTTGGGGACGCAGACATTGCCTCCACGCCCAATGATATTTTAGGCCTGCTTGACACCCTTCAGCACGCGGGCGGGCAGATGCCCCGCCTGTATCAGACGTGCGGCACGGAGGATTTTTTATACGAACACAACCGGCGGTTTCACCAAAAATGTGCCAAGCTGAGCATCCCTGTGGACGGAGATTTCCGTCCCGGCGGCCACACGTGGAATTTTTGGGACGAAGCCATCCAGCGGGTTCTGCACTGGCTTCCGATAGAAGCAGATAATTCCCGGGAGACATAA
- a CDS encoding ArgE/DapE family deacylase, translating to MSINRELIEEKLEELWDEEKLFLQTIGSFPSTLGNEKEVQAFIYNYLQEMGLETEAVKVEPERLKKYENFGEPEWSYENRPVVAGVWKSPGPKKGKSLILQSHLDVVSAGPEDQWANDPYSPVIKGNSMYGRGLLDMKGGFAAIVFAVKALRKAGVELGADLQIHSVIEEECTGNGALALLDRGYTADGALIPEPTHLRLINSQLGVLWLRVTVKGAGAHVERAESAQNAIMKASRLMESLMEYREHINSRPKHPDFENHPHPLNVNVGAVKGGDWASSVPTECTFEARVGFYPGTAPETVQKEVEQWLLEAANEDEWLKTTPPEITFFGFAAPGYSISKDEEIMQEMAASHASVTNEKVEHLPFTATTDLRAFGEFNIPATCYGPVGGDMHAPNEYIDLASLKTVTHTIAEFITRWCEENK from the coding sequence ATGAGTATTAATAGAGAACTGATTGAAGAGAAACTAGAAGAATTATGGGACGAAGAAAAACTATTTTTGCAGACTATTGGAAGCTTCCCCAGTACCTTGGGAAATGAAAAAGAAGTACAGGCCTTCATCTATAATTATTTGCAGGAGATGGGTCTTGAAACAGAAGCAGTGAAAGTCGAGCCAGAGCGGCTGAAAAAATATGAAAACTTTGGCGAGCCCGAATGGTCATACGAAAACAGGCCAGTAGTCGCGGGAGTATGGAAAAGTCCAGGGCCGAAAAAAGGAAAAAGTCTGATACTGCAAAGCCATTTGGATGTGGTCAGTGCCGGGCCGGAAGACCAGTGGGCCAACGATCCTTATTCTCCTGTTATAAAAGGGAACAGTATGTATGGTAGAGGTCTGCTTGATATGAAAGGCGGCTTTGCAGCGATCGTATTTGCGGTTAAAGCCCTGAGGAAGGCAGGAGTGGAGCTTGGAGCAGATCTGCAGATTCATAGCGTCATCGAAGAGGAATGCACTGGGAACGGAGCGCTCGCATTATTGGATAGAGGCTATACGGCGGACGGGGCCTTGATACCCGAACCTACCCATTTACGGCTTATTAATTCCCAACTGGGTGTCTTGTGGCTGCGAGTAACAGTAAAAGGCGCCGGAGCTCACGTAGAGCGTGCAGAAAGTGCGCAAAATGCGATCATGAAGGCGTCCAGGCTCATGGAATCACTTATGGAATACCGCGAGCACATTAATAGTCGTCCCAAGCACCCAGACTTTGAAAATCACCCTCACCCGCTTAACGTAAATGTCGGTGCAGTCAAGGGCGGAGATTGGGCTTCCAGCGTACCAACGGAATGCACGTTTGAAGCGAGAGTAGGATTTTATCCAGGTACTGCGCCGGAAACGGTACAAAAAGAGGTGGAGCAGTGGCTGTTAGAGGCAGCCAATGAAGATGAATGGCTAAAAACAACACCTCCGGAAATTACGTTTTTCGGTTTTGCTGCTCCAGGCTATTCTATTTCAAAAGACGAAGAGATTATGCAGGAAATGGCTGCTTCACATGCTTCTGTTACTAACGAAAAAGTAGAGCATCTTCCTTTTACGGCTACGACGGATTTGCGGGCATTTGGGGAGTTTAATATTCCCGCTACTTGCTATGGACCGGTTGGCGGCGATATGCACGCCCCGAATGAATACATTGATCTTGCGAGTTTAAAGACCGTGACACACACGATAGCTGAATTCATCACTAGATGGTGTGAAGAAAATAAGTAG
- a CDS encoding LacI family DNA-binding transcriptional regulator: MANIKDVAKLAGVALSTASYALNDSPKISPATKRRVEEAARSLNYQKNGFASDLKKTKTNTIALLLSDLSGPYYSELIKGVQDVTSAHGFDLIACSSVGGPQSTAVKFLTEKRVDGAIILAHNISDAIALEAAKQSFPLVVLDRRIDHEYIFQVEVDNTAGAKQATEFLITRGHRQIAYISGPPNARDNKLRYQGFRQALEDYHLSPYPKWEIASDFTREGGYRAVKLLIAQRDLPQAVFFANDEMAIGGLQAFRENQIQVPEDISIIGFDDIQLSEYLSPPLTTVRQPKYEAGSLASHLIFRLLDGEQVDHHYKLMTDIVERKSVRTSRV; encoded by the coding sequence ATGGCAAATATTAAAGATGTTGCTAAACTAGCCGGGGTCGCGCTGTCGACCGCATCCTATGCGTTAAACGACAGCCCGAAAATAAGCCCGGCCACCAAAAGAAGAGTCGAAGAGGCGGCAAGGTCGCTCAACTATCAGAAAAACGGCTTCGCCTCCGACCTGAAAAAAACAAAAACGAATACGATCGCTCTGCTGCTGAGCGACCTCTCCGGTCCTTATTATTCCGAGCTGATCAAGGGCGTGCAGGATGTAACATCCGCGCACGGCTTTGATCTGATTGCCTGCAGCTCTGTCGGCGGTCCGCAGTCAACGGCGGTTAAGTTTCTCACAGAAAAACGTGTGGACGGCGCGATCATCCTCGCCCATAACATCAGCGACGCGATCGCTCTCGAAGCCGCAAAGCAGTCCTTTCCGCTCGTCGTTCTCGACCGGAGGATCGACCACGAATATATTTTCCAGGTGGAGGTCGACAACACCGCAGGAGCGAAACAGGCGACCGAATTTTTAATTACCAGGGGCCATCGCCAGATTGCCTATATCAGCGGGCCACCAAATGCCCGCGACAATAAGCTCCGCTATCAGGGCTTTCGGCAGGCACTCGAGGACTACCACCTTTCCCCCTACCCGAAGTGGGAAATCGCCAGCGATTTTACCCGGGAAGGCGGCTACCGTGCCGTCAAGCTGCTGATCGCCCAGCGTGATCTTCCGCAGGCCGTCTTTTTCGCCAACGACGAGATGGCTATCGGCGGCCTGCAGGCATTCCGTGAAAATCAGATTCAGGTGCCCGAAGACATTTCAATTATCGGGTTTGATGACATCCAGCTGTCCGAATACCTGTCACCACCGCTGACCACCGTCCGCCAGCCAAAATACGAAGCAGGCTCCCTCGCTTCCCATCTGATCTTTCGCCTGCTCGACGGCGAACAGGTGGACCATCACTATAAACTGATGACCGATATTGTCGAAAGAAAGTCGGTGCGCACCAGCCGGGTTTGA
- a CDS encoding sodium:solute symporter family protein, giving the protein MAVTIFVLVLLLYVVVGALISRRVKNSDDFYTMGGRGSTVLIVGTLAATYLSAATLLGIAGQSYAEGPLVIAALGSFGAWIGTLLAVVYVGRKMKALKCKTMPDFFDKRFNSKWVSVIAIIIMIVGLIGYGVIQFIGAGLVLSEITGINFQVLIMLFTVALIAFTAFGGMYGVVVTDTLMFFTMLAISVIIAPLIIGQAGFEQMRGLAETLPNYWTIGGTEERSIGWSISQFLVWILFFTCMPALVSRVFPAKNDFVILKAAIIGVFFAPFMQLTVFIAAGGMQVLEPNITPTDNAMIVGFMEYTPPAIAGIGLAALMASIMSTASTLFVLVGFALSRDLYERLFEKKLNEKQSLNAARIGQLIVAVVICAIAIAQPSAIYWISIYAGSIFAVGWLPTIVASFEWKKMNSKAASISMVSGTASFIVFGELIRAGVMTLPTGIDELMLALVVSVVSLIITALLTKPNTHELNYYTEMKNTSMAKQTIQELLAQPGGLQKIKKQYKQVIQISVLFTVISIVVWGYFFIKLGL; this is encoded by the coding sequence ATGGCAGTAACTATATTTGTATTGGTGTTATTACTTTACGTGGTTGTTGGAGCACTGATTTCCCGTCGCGTTAAAAACAGCGATGATTTTTACACGATGGGGGGAAGAGGATCAACGGTATTAATTGTTGGCACTCTGGCCGCCACGTATCTTAGTGCTGCGACCCTGTTGGGCATAGCTGGGCAATCGTATGCAGAAGGGCCACTGGTTATTGCGGCACTCGGATCTTTTGGCGCATGGATTGGTACCTTGCTGGCAGTGGTTTATGTTGGAAGGAAGATGAAAGCGTTAAAATGTAAGACAATGCCAGATTTTTTTGATAAACGGTTCAACAGTAAGTGGGTTAGTGTTATTGCTATTATTATTATGATCGTTGGTCTAATTGGGTACGGAGTAATCCAGTTCATTGGGGCAGGCCTGGTGCTCAGTGAGATTACCGGCATCAACTTTCAGGTGCTTATCATGCTTTTTACAGTAGCATTGATTGCTTTCACCGCTTTTGGAGGCATGTACGGAGTGGTAGTGACTGATACGCTCATGTTTTTCACGATGCTTGCCATTTCTGTCATTATTGCACCATTAATTATCGGTCAGGCCGGGTTTGAGCAGATGAGAGGCCTAGCAGAAACCTTGCCGAACTACTGGACGATCGGTGGTACAGAAGAACGGTCTATAGGGTGGTCTATTTCCCAGTTCCTTGTCTGGATTCTGTTTTTTACATGCATGCCAGCGCTGGTGTCCCGGGTATTTCCGGCTAAAAATGATTTTGTCATTTTGAAAGCTGCCATTATCGGCGTATTTTTTGCTCCTTTCATGCAGCTGACAGTCTTCATTGCTGCAGGCGGTATGCAAGTGCTTGAACCAAACATTACTCCTACAGACAACGCGATGATCGTCGGGTTCATGGAGTATACTCCGCCAGCAATTGCTGGAATAGGGCTCGCGGCTCTCATGGCTTCCATTATGTCCACGGCGTCCACACTGTTTGTACTGGTGGGTTTTGCTTTATCCAGAGATTTGTATGAAAGACTTTTTGAGAAAAAACTTAATGAAAAGCAGAGTCTTAATGCGGCGAGAATCGGCCAGCTCATTGTAGCAGTAGTTATTTGTGCCATTGCTATTGCCCAGCCATCTGCTATTTACTGGATTTCTATCTACGCTGGTTCCATCTTTGCGGTTGGTTGGCTGCCAACTATAGTAGCTTCCTTCGAATGGAAAAAAATGAACAGTAAGGCTGCTTCTATTAGTATGGTCTCGGGGACAGCATCGTTTATTGTATTTGGGGAACTTATAAGAGCGGGGGTAATGACCCTGCCGACCGGAATAGATGAACTGATGTTGGCACTTGTAGTCTCGGTGGTTTCCCTTATTATTACAGCTCTGTTAACGAAACCGAATACGCATGAATTGAATTATTATACGGAAATGAAAAATACAAGCATGGCCAAGCAAACAATCCAGGAGCTGTTGGCACAGCCAGGTGGGCTTCAAAAAATAAAAAAACAGTATAAACAGGTGATTCAAATTTCAGTCCTGTTTACTGTGATATCTATTGTCGTGTGGGGATATTTCTTCATTAAACTTGGTCTGTAG